The Gadus macrocephalus chromosome 9, ASM3116895v1 genomic interval cctctcctctcctctcctctcctctcctctcccctcctctcctctcctctcctctcctctcctctcctctcccctcccctcacctcccctctcctctcccctcctctcccctcctctcccctccccgcccctcctctcctctcctctcctctcctctcctctcctctcctctcctctcctctcctctcctctcctctccctcctagaCATTAACGAGTGCTTGCTGGGGGCCAGTAACTGCCGTCTGGGTGAGCGTTGCATTAACACGGCGGGCTCCTTCCGCTGCCAGAGAGTGGTCAGCTGTGGGACCGGCTATGAGCTCACAGACAGCAACAACTGCAAAGGTATGTGATGTCGCCCTCTAGTGGCGGAACACTGCAACACATTACAACACTGCCAAAGGGCTTCACAAGCAGCATTTTATGACACATTATTAAACGTATCCCACCACAGTGCAATGAAAAGCTCCCTCTATTATTAAGGAGGAAGACATCTTGAGAAAGAATGCAGGAAAAAtaatccctccttccagggatggtaaGGGGTGAAATGGGTGCCATAATGGACAGGCATAAGGCACAGTATTTCAAtctggggagagaagagaggaactGTGAAAATATCACAAGGGCTTGGGGCTTTTCTCATCGATAGATGCGATTGCAACATCTGACATGTCATTCTGTTCATCTGTAAAGACACTGTCTCCCACAATGCATCAGTAGCATCTCCAGGAATGTCCAACCAATTACTCCCATGTGTTTCCTCCCCCAGACATCGACGAGTGTGAAACGGGCACCCACAACTGTGTCCCGGACTTTGAGTGCCAGAACACCCAGGGCTCATTCCGCTGTCACCCTAAAGTCAAGTGTGGCGCCGGCTATATTCAGGATGCCCTGGGCAGCTGcataggtaacacacacacacacacacacacacacacacacacacacacacacacacacacacacacacacacacacacacacacacacacacacacacacacacacacacacacacacacacacacacacacacacacacccatacccacacccacacgcaaacagacaaaACCTAGACATAACCACATACTTTGGTAAAACAGCAAACAGAAAGTTCCAGAAGGTTTTTATAAAACCcttattgttgtatttgtgaATCTTTACAATTCCTTTGTTTTCCTACTCACAACTTAAGTACGTACAATGTACTAATTATGTTTATTGTTGAGTTTAGTGGTTCAAGTAACAATGGCCAAAGTTAACATTTAACGTTCAAGTTAAACTCTTCGTTGAATTTAATGGTTCTTTCTAAATGTTTGACTTTTATAgtcattttttatttcttccCCAGACTCGCGTGCTTTATTATTGCTTTACAGGGCTGCGCGATTTCCTTACTTGGAAAGGAAACAAACTCATTCCAGAGCACACAAGCTATTTACAAttgagacacttttatccaaagcgacttacagtgaatAAAGATGCACATCATTACGCGGTGCGGGCAGAGGTTTGGCATCTCCCTCGACGCCTTACTGGAGGCATTGAACCACAGTTAGACCTCTGGAATCGGGGTGGATCAACCCCAGTACCTTTCAAGCGGGGAGCAGATCACCCCAGCCTCTCGCTGACCACTACCCTCCCTCATAAAGCTGTGCATTCAGGCATGACTCCTTGTGTCCATAACACGCTTCCACTGCCCCCCTCATCACATGACCCGTGTTTCCCGCAGACATCAACGAGTGCCTGGCCCAGACTGGACCCTGCCATCCGGGCCAGGTCTGCATCAACAGCCGGGGCTCCTACACCTGCCAGAGGAACTCCGTCAACTGCGGCCGGGGCTACCACCTGAACGTGGAGGGCACGCGCTGCGTGGGTACGGCCGGAGGCTTGCTTTACTAAGagctagtgctgtcaagcgattcaaataattaatcgcgattaatcgcattaatgccatagttaactcacgattaatcgcaaatgttttttctacgctaaatatcccttgatttctttgtcccattaatttttctcattttaatgctcttatcaacatggagaagtgcattggcttgccttgtgcaaatgtttttttattgataacaacattggcatatactgatcaaaacaggacgatacaaaaaaaaagcctatagtgcaattaaacgatgaacatacaaacatactgccttgaacatagcagtcaggctactgcttctttgttttgagccaaaaaaaaaagaaagaaaaaaagattttttttaaaaaaataaataaaagaattgcgttaatcgcgcaaaaaaaaataacgccgttaaaattggtttgcgttaacgccattaataacgcgtttaactgacatcACTACTAAGAACCCATGTCTTAACCACCACCTACACGGTGTGTGAGGACACAGTAAGGGATAGTGTGTTGTCAGTCTCTGATAGCGTTGATCAGGCTTTTTCAGTCGTCGGCCCCAGTTTGTGGAACGAACTCCCTCTTCATGTTATGCTAGCACCTTCAGTGCCCAGTTTCCAATCCCTCTGAAAAACTTGTTTCTTTTCTCGTGCATTTAACTCCATATAAGTTGTATTATTGTCTGTGTCCTTTTTTGTGCTTTAAATAGTTttaatgttatgtgtgtgtttataactaGATTGTTGatttgtacagcactttggtcaactgttgttgttttaaaggGCTCTAAACATGACCTGACTTGACAATGGGAATTCACTGTTTAGTGAAGTAGCAATCTCTTCTTGGAAAATTGACCGCCATTGAATTGACCGGCACACCCTTTGGCAGACATCGATGAGTGCAAGGGGCCAGACGGGGCGTGTTCGGGCCACGGCTGCATCAACCTGGTGGGCTCCTTCCGCTGTGAGTGTGCGGCCGGCTACGTCTTCAACAGCATAAACCGCGTGTGCGAAGGTAAGGAAGTCATTCGGGACTGAACCCCCCCCAACCTCTCAGTTTTGTGTGTCGTCTTTGTTTTACGAGGACGCCAGGTGTGAGGTTACAATTTTCCATTTCAATGTCTGACCactggtgacatcacaagtgggggtTTCCACCCGTATGAGGTATGGATTGATCCTACCCCTGCCTGCCACGTGGTACTGTCCACCAGGGAGTGGTCAATCTATCCATCATTCATTTGGGCGACCTATCCCACTTGCGTTGTCAACTGTTGATACTCACCCTCACACCTCGTGGTAAAATAGGCAACGGTGTTAAACTAAATTGTTCTCAGTTCTTATGTTACTGTGttcaagcctttttttttttccgttgCCTCCCGGTTGGTAGACGTCAACGAATGCATGCACTACCCCGGACGCCTTTGTGCTCATAAGTGTGTCAACAACCAGGGCTCCTACACCTGCACCTGCACCACTGGCTTCAAGCTCTCCTCGGACGGGAGGAATTGTAACGGTACGGCGGACGTTTGGTCTACGTAGCTCTCCAATACATAAAGCATATGTGTGCAAAAAAGATGAAGATGCATGACATCGTCGTTTGAAACGACTTCTCGTGATGCTCCCTCTGGGTAGATGTGAACGAGTGCGAGGCCAACCCATGCAGCCAAGAGTGCGCCAACGTCTATGGCTCCTACCAGTGCTACTGTCGCCGTGGTTACCAGCTGAGCGACGTGGACGGCTTGACGTGTGAAGGTAAGGTGTGCCACCGTCTGAGGCGGGCTTGACTGGTTGGACTTGAGTTTGCTTGCTACTTAAGTCATTGGGCAAAAACGTCTTGTAAAGTTAGATACATCTTATAAGAGGCAGGAGGTGGCGTTCTCGACCAAGGATGCTTACAGGTGAGGCTGTGGGCATTTGGAATCTAACCCGATACAAATCGGTTGGTCAAAAACACCCCTCCCACCACACCGGCACGCTACTTTGCGGGCGCTTGGTCCCATCTCGCCTAGATCGTTAGATAAGATTAGATCGAAACAGGGGGGTCGAGTGAATGAGAGCATAATGCAGTCGACGATACAAAAGCCTCCACCAGATGGCGTGTGTTCACGTTCACCTCTGATCTCCTCAGATATTGACGAGTGCGCCCTGCCCACCGGGGGCCACATCTGTGCCTTCCGATGCCACAACACCGGCGGGAGCTTCCACTGCTCCTGCCCGGTCAAGGGCTACACCCTCGCAGCCAACGGACGCAGCTGCCAAGGTGCAAAGGATTCTGGGAGTTTTGAGAACTCCGAAACCTAGAATTTTCATGTGGCTACCAATAGCACTGCTTTATCCATTGTTGCGGATTCAAGTGTTAATACTTAAAAATTTGATGTtgactttttttatttcttataaGTTGGCAATTAACAGTTTATTTCTATTGATTGATACGTCACGATGTGATACTGTGTCTAACGGAATAACATTACATAGGAACTTGTGGCAACAGGGAATGAGCCTGAACACTTTCTGAATGCATTGTATGTTTGTACTAAATTTTTTTCCCCATTCATTTTACATTGCCGCTTTTTTTCTTCATAACCAGACGTCGACGAGTGCGTGACGGGGACGCACACGTGCGCCGAGAACCAGAGCTGCTTCAACGTGCAGGGAGACTTCCGATGCCTGTCCTTCGAATGCCCCACAAACTACCAACGGATAGGAGAGACGTAAGTAGCACCCGAATCTCTGATCCATCTCCCGACGGTTCGAAATACACGGAGACTCACACATCCCCAATCGATGTtgtgcagacacagacacatgcacacatgcgccGCACAACGGCAGAGATCCCCTGACGAAGATCTTCAAACACCACTCAATTTCAGGCTCTACTGTATTGGGTCCATTGAACTTttggagtgcacacacacacagtatagctCTGCATACTCTTGTTGGCTATCCTCAACCACTTCCCGAAGGACTCTGCTCCTGGCATGTTGCGCGCAGTAAACTGAATAACAAAATGCACATGTCTCTGCTTTGATGAGCGCAAACCCTGCCTGACCACGGGCTGCGGCTGAGGCCTCGTAGCAGTTAGTGGCAGTCCTCAGAGTGCACGTCCTGCATGGTCCCACAAGGGGCAGCGTGACAATGTGCTCGTATCACCGGGCCACCTCTGTATGATGTTTCTCCCTGCACTTGCATGCCATGCACGCCCAATGGAACTTAcccacaatctctctctctctctctctctctctctctctctctttccctctccctgcttgtttgtttttgtcttgtATGTCTGTCCCATTCtttgtcctcccccccccccctcccctcacctcccccaccccccaccccattcACCACCCACCCCGTCTCTCGTTGCAGCCGATGCGAGCGCTTGCTTTGCAATGACTCTAGCGAGTGCCTGGCCACGCCCCTGAGAATCACCTACTACTACCTCACCTTTCCCACCGACATCCCCGTGAACACCAACGTCTTCCGCATGGGCCCCTCGCACCCGGTGCCCGGCGACGACGTCCACATCGCCATCGTCGCCGGCAACGACGGCGGCCACTTCCGGACGGAGCGCGTGGCCACCGGCGGCGTGATGGCGGTGGCGCGGCCGTTCGCTGCCGCGCAGGACTTTGAGGTCGCGCTGGAGCTCCGCCTCCAACGCTACGGTCACCTGAGCACCTACCTGGCCAGAGTGATGGTGTTTGTCTCCCAGGAGGAGCCCAGGGTGCCGTACAACCCCCTGCTGGAGTAGACGCCCCCCCCACTGGgtcgggggttggggggtgagggagagtgggaggcgGCCGCCTTTGCCGTCGCTGTCGGTTACGCCTTCTGGGCGTGTCTCCTGGGGGGTTGGTGCGGTCCCTTATTGGTTACATCAGCCCGCTGGCTGGTTTGGACTTTTGGTAGGGTGGTGGCACGTGCAGACGAGAAAACTCTGTGGACTACGAACCATCCTCTTTAAGACCACTGTGTTAAATAGTTAGGGTTCGGGCGGCAGACTCCCATTCAGTATCATGCGGTTGATTTTTAATTGTAGTGGCGACTGTTTTTGAGCACTATGCATGGGACCACCTCACctgaatgtatttttttggCGTTGGGGAATCGTGTGGGCCGCTAGGTGGCGCTCTAGATCAGGGTAAATCATTAATTAGGGAGTGATTCAAACCTGCCAAAACACTGACTGTAATTAGCTGATCACTGCATGATACCACCTTGTTTTACAATATGATACAGTTCATACCGTTTTTTTCTATTAAAACCGAAATAGTAATACCATGTGTTCTACGTACTTCTGGTTCTTCAGTGGAGGAAAAATGGCCTGTTGTGCATCCAATTCTTAAACAACGGAAGTCTGAAAAATCAAGCGGTGACTTCAAGTATCGAGTTCTAGTTACTCTATAAATCCCACTTCCCGATGATGGTTTGCGCCGCACATAGATTTTAATCCGGCAGGGTTTTTTTTTCCAATGCACTGAACCCCCGTCCCATTATGATTCAGGCTCGATCATTTGaaaacgctttttttttttttttaaacccggAACAGACGGATATCCAAAGCGAGCAGATTAAGTGACAAGTGATGGGGCACAGCGGGAgaaaagaacaaaacaaaacagaaaaaataagGGGGGGAACTTCCCCAGCGGGCCAGAGTATAGACTATTTAAATACTCTGGCATGCTCCATGGCTGCTCCCATTCACGGGGGCTGCGGCTTAGAATAACTGTATATTCAGATGTCCTCGCGAGTACCTCGCCGGTTTTAAGAGCTGTCAGGCCAGAGGAGATGCACTCGTCCCTTGTGGGGATATCTTTAAAATAAGAACGTGGTGGCGTGCAGGAGGCTTTTTCCTCCCCTCTGACATTGAGTTATGAAGCCGTGGGCTCTGGCCGGTGGTCTGAACAATTTGTGGTGGAGCAACATCACCGCCACTGCAGAATGAATGATGCCCtgcagtgtttgtgttggggCGTTATCAATGTGCcgactataaataataattactaCAACGCAAAAAGAAAAGAGTAAGGGCCCTGTGCTTGACCAGAGAGGACTTCATCCAAAAcgtctgtttttcttttctgtctGAAACTATTGGGGATTTTCTCCTGAACTGGGGCTCTTTGGGCCGACTGagccacaaagacacacacacgcacacacacacacacacacacacacacacacacacacacacacacacacacacacacacacacacacacacacacacacacacacacacacacacacacacacattgcctgCTAAATATAGTATATTATTGTATGCACATAAGCATGTTGAGAGAAAACCAATGCattacgcacacaaacacacgcaaaaacacagtgtgtgtctgtcttctgAGGGgcacaaagaacacacacttGCGCACACTTCACTTGCTCCGCCGGCTTTGAAGTGcccatctggtgtgtgtgtgtggaggcggcAGTTCAGCCTGggtcatcatcatcttcctaTAAATTGACTTTGTTGCCCAACGGAGCTCTAGTCCGCGCCGCTAAGCCCAACTCTTCAGCCCGGGCCGAGGTATTATACATGGGGAGAACATTCTGTGGCTTTGGCCCAGGCCAAAGCACAACTTGGACCCACCCGCTAATTGCTAATTACAAGCCCCTACCCAGCGGTGGCTTGACTTGACTCTGTCAggggcttctctctctctctctctctctctctctctctctctctctctctctgtctctgtctctctctctctctctctctctacaccggTCGCCCGCGGGGCCCGTACGTCccccagggagacagagagatctACAGCTTGTGAATCACCGTGCGGCTGTATGTCCGCCTTGCACATTAACTGGACCTATACATGGCAAGCAGGCTGTTATTACAACCCAATATAACTCTATACACTGATTTGCCTCCGTTTGGGGAAGACGGGGGTTTGGATTTGACTTCTTGGACGGCGGAATGGGGGCCTTCCATTGTGGTGAGTTTTCCTCTTCAGGATCAAAGGGCCTGGCGTGATCCAGAGTTAGCTTGGCGAGTCAAACGATAAATTTGCGTCCCACCGTGATGCAAATGGTCTCGGGgcctcggcctctctctctctctctctctctctctctctctctctctctctctctctctctctctctctctctctctctctctctctctctctctctctctctctctctctctctctctctctctctctctctctctctctctctcaggtcagTCTAATAAAAAGGTAAAGCACAGTCAAATATCCCGGTTGTTTTCAGCCACCTGTGAGGGCCCCTGAAGGCAGCTGGTTGGGGGGTCCCTCATTCCCCATCCACCTGTCACTGATTAGTGTGTGAAATAAACAAAACCCTAAATAACAGGACGGTGCTCCCCAAGGGGGACGGACCGGGGGGACGAGCAGGGGTGGGAGAGGCTGTCTTAGTCACGTTCCACACATAACCCTTGCATCATAAATCCTCCTGCGCAGATGATGCGATGCTGGGACAACCGAATGTAAGATGTTTCATTCGGTTCCCATCgtccctccatctgtctctgaGTGTGTTGAGTGACTTCTCTCACGGTGGACAGAAACGTTGAAAACACTGAAAACACGAATatcatttttgttgttgtttgtgtgtgtgtgtgtgtgtgtgtgtgtgtgtgtgtgtttgtgtgtgtgttcctccacGTCGGCTAGGACCGTGCCCGCAGGCACCATCCGCTGCATGAAGTCCTGTCAGCCCAACGACGGGCCCTGTAACAGGGACCCCGTCCATTCTCTGTCCCACACCTTCATCTCCATGGCAACGCGCAGAGACTTCACCAAGCCAGAGGGTAAGCTTCCTCAGAGGTGGCTCCTTCAGGAtatacggtgtgtgtgtttgtgtgggtgcgtaCGTTGTGTGTGGGGGCTTGTCTGGTGGGGGGAAGGGATCAAGAACACAGGCAAAACAAGAAAACTGACGGTAAATGAGCAAGAATACGTAAATGCAATCGTAGTACTAGACATGTAGCAGGCACTTTTAGGCAAAGCAATACATGGGATTACCGAGGAGGTTAGTAAGTGATCTTTTGCATCTCTCCTGTATGTCTAATGATGAATGGATCGCTGTGTATCTCTCGTTCCTCCAACAGAGATAGTGTTTCTGAGGACCACGGTGCCAGCCTACGGAGCCTACCAGTTTGGCACCTTTGACGTCATGTTTGAGATCCAGGGCG includes:
- the fbln1 gene encoding fibulin-1 isoform X2; the encoded protein is MGLWILLLCSVVGVLRAQDVSVGKEQISIEECCSDGHQRGSANQDCTALPLISESTTCRIVQEQCCVTVLEDSMCTTGINMAKERSSCYTDQFSNSCDSKTTKTCCDCCLLGKAAQDHDLPCDHSLALSYQCGLVSRACCLDGASLNDTLGDGLSSETSNDTEALMLTDPCKGNGKCAHLCVGNGTCSCFKGFKLRPDAKNCDDINECLLGASNCRLGERCINTAGSFRCQRVVSCGTGYELTDSNNCKDIDECETGTHNCVPDFECQNTQGSFRCHPKVKCGAGYIQDALGSCIDINECLAQTGPCHPGQVCINSRGSYTCQRNSVNCGRGYHLNVEGTRCVDIDECKGPDGACSGHGCINLVGSFRCECAAGYVFNSINRVCEDVNECMHYPGRLCAHKCVNNQGSYTCTCTTGFKLSSDGRNCNDVNECEANPCSQECANVYGSYQCYCRRGYQLSDVDGLTCEDIDECALPTGGHICAFRCHNTGGSFHCSCPVKGYTLAANGRSCQDVDECVTGTHTCAENQSCFNVQGDFRCLSFECPTNYQRIGETRCERLLCNDSSECLATPLRITYYYLTFPTDIPVNTNVFRMGPSHPVPGDDVHIAIVAGNDGGHFRTERVATGGVMAVARPFAAAQDFEVALELRLQRYGHLSTYLARVMVFVSQEEPRVPYNPLLE
- the fbln1 gene encoding fibulin-1 isoform X3; this encodes MGLWILLLCSVVGVLRAQDVSVGKEQISIEECCSDGHQRGSANQDCTALPLISESTTCRIVQEQCCVTVLEDSMCTTGINMAKERSSCYTDQFSNSCDSKTTKTCCDCCLLGKAAQDHDLPCDHSLALSYQCGLVSRACCLDGASLNDTLGDGLSSETSNDTEALMLTDPCKGNGKCAHLCVGNGTCSCFKGFKLRPDAKNCDDINECLLGASNCRLGERCINTAGSFRCQRVVSCGTGYELTDSNNCKDINECLAQTGPCHPGQVCINSRGSYTCQRNSVNCGRGYHLNVEGTRCVDIDECKGPDGACSGHGCINLVGSFRCECAAGYVFNSINRVCEDVNECMHYPGRLCAHKCVNNQGSYTCTCTTGFKLSSDGRNCNDVNECEANPCSQECANVYGSYQCYCRRGYQLSDVDGLTCEDIDECALPTGGHICAFRCHNTGGSFHCSCPVKGYTLAANGRSCQDVDECVTGTHTCAENQSCFNVQGDFRCLSFECPTNYQRIGETTVPAGTIRCMKSCQPNDGPCNRDPVHSLSHTFISMATRRDFTKPEEIVFLRTTVPAYGAYQFGTFDVMFEIQGGNADQAFDVVKRIENGVYVGVVRQVKPIIGPLNLVLKLAMINLNSQGVSHQSVINIHVSVSEFWF
- the fbln1 gene encoding fibulin-1 isoform X1, with protein sequence MGLWILLLCSVVGVLRAQDVSVGKEQISIEECCSDGHQRGSANQDCTALPLISESTTCRIVQEQCCVTVLEDSMCTTGINMAKERSSCYTDQFSNSCDSKTTKTCCDCCLLGKAAQDHDLPCDHSLALSYQCGLVSRACCLDGASLNDTLGDGLSSETSNDTEALMLTDPCKGNGKCAHLCVGNGTCSCFKGFKLRPDAKNCDDINECLLGASNCRLGERCINTAGSFRCQRVVSCGTGYELTDSNNCKDIDECETGTHNCVPDFECQNTQGSFRCHPKVKCGAGYIQDALGSCIDINECLAQTGPCHPGQVCINSRGSYTCQRNSVNCGRGYHLNVEGTRCVDIDECKGPDGACSGHGCINLVGSFRCECAAGYVFNSINRVCEDVNECMHYPGRLCAHKCVNNQGSYTCTCTTGFKLSSDGRNCNDVNECEANPCSQECANVYGSYQCYCRRGYQLSDVDGLTCEDIDECALPTGGHICAFRCHNTGGSFHCSCPVKGYTLAANGRSCQDVDECVTGTHTCAENQSCFNVQGDFRCLSFECPTNYQRIGETTVPAGTIRCMKSCQPNDGPCNRDPVHSLSHTFISMATRRDFTKPEEIVFLRTTVPAYGAYQFGTFDVMFEIQGGNADQAFDVVKRIENGVYVGVVRQVKPIIGPLNLVLKLAMINLNSQGVSHQSVINIHVSVSEFWF